A window from Culex pipiens pallens isolate TS chromosome 3, TS_CPP_V2, whole genome shotgun sequence encodes these proteins:
- the LOC120417141 gene encoding uncharacterized protein LOC120417141 yields the protein MLELYATCLLLSKDKNAFIRKIAAFPNHPLVSIEIEIDSEPPFNPEKLTEVINLGCHAFVMDEELAGVFLDAFIRSHDLAMFRNPNKTVIVLRDPEAQVDGAVFLEDICRHPALRDIVRFLVVNPAGDRINLWTHRYVSSAEEAKELVFLDSYYLENGSFALGNELFPDKTTNLARKLFKLASFRLIPHFIYTPIESSQWLATFKNQTVKVDGMGGLVMVEFCMKFNCTWDLSIDQAGEWGMVYDNWTGDGIMGAVAERRADVGIGSLLTWVSAHRFFGFTATIRKVGIGCFVPRPRMIPSWQTVALAFSPSVWLCSVLSVACCIGMYSFLSHHDPSPNAERRSFGWNAMNVVAIFLFNGAKILYGSMSECILSIALVVFTINLGNIYIGKNASLRAFPLFEPPIDTVEDIANKDLIWVQTHEAWVHSLLLTQNPYLMKVAENFRIYSIPELNALADQGDVGFAVSKLNYGHFMIGTFITSKNVMQYRMMSEDLYFEYEVSMTTKTWPLKDVLSDLILRIVASGVRAYQEAVVAKRYMDYGVQTKIFHSQDQEGSLPHPMRCEDLLAAFMVLGAGILLSIVAFLGEILRVRYEKYAISLKGPVVI from the exons ATGTTGGAGTTGTACGCAACTTGTCTCTTATTAAGCAAGGACAAGAATGCTTTCATAAGAAAAATTGCAGCTTTTCCAAACCACCCTCTGGTGTCGATTGAGATAGAAATCGACTCGGAACCACCTTTCAATCCCGAAAAGCTAACGGAAGTGATCAATCTGGGCTGTCACGCGTTCGTTATGGATGAAGAGTTGGCCGGAGTTTTTCTCGATGCATTCATTCGCAGCCATGACTTGGCCATGTTTCGCAATCCGAACAAAACGGTCATTGTGCTGCGGGATCCGGAGGCTCAAGTGGATGGTGCGGTATTTTTGGAGGATATCTGCAGACATCCAGCGTTAAGGGATATTGTGCGATTTCTAGTGGTGAATCCTGCCGGGGACCGGATTAACCTGTGGACTCATCGATACGTGTCCTCTGCAGAGGAAGCAAAGGAGTTGGTCTTTCTGGACAGTTATTATCTGGAGAATGGGTCATTTGCGCTTGGGAATGAGTTGTTCCCAGATAAAACAACTAATTTGGCTCGAAAGTTGTTCAAACTGGCGAGTTTCCGACTAATTCCTCATTTTATCTATACGCCGATTGAGAGTAGTCAATGGTTGGCCACATTCAAGAACCAAACTGTGAAGGTCGATGGAATGGGAGGTTTGGTGATGGTAGAGTTTTGCATGAAGTTCAACTGTACTTGGGATTTGTCAATTG ATCAAGCCGGTGAATGGGGTATGGTCTACGATAACTGGACGGGGGACGGAATTATGGGAGCCGTTGCCGAACGTCGAGCAGATGTTGGGATAGGATCGCTGCTAACCTGGGTTAGTGCTCATCGATTTTTTGGCTTCACAGCCACGATTCGTAAGGTTGGAATCGGCTGTTTCGTTCCAAGACCACG GATGATCCCATCGTGGCAAACCGTTGCACTGGCGTTCAGTCCGAGTGTCTGGCTTTGCAGTGTGCTTAGTGTGGCTTGCTGTATCGGGATGTACAGCTTCCTTTCACACCATGATCCATCTCCCAACGCCGAACGAAGGAGTTTTGGATGGAATGCAATGAATGTGGTGGCTATTTTTCTGTTCAACGGGGCAAAGATTCTGTACGGATCCATGTCGGAGTGCATACTTTCCATTGCACTGGTCGTGTTCACCATCAATCTTGGAAACATTTACATCGGGAAGAATGCCAGTTTGAGGGCATTTCCACTGTTTGAGCCTCCGATCGATACTGTGGAGGACATAGCCAACAAGGACTTGATCTGGGTTCAAACCCATGAAGCTTGGGTTCACTCTTTATTGCTTACGCAGAAT CCCTACCTAATGAAGGTTGCAGAAAACTTTAGGATTTATTCGATTCCAGAGTTGAATGCATTGGCTGACCAAGGTGATGTTGGGTTTGCCGTGAGCAAGCTAAACTACGGGCATTTTATGATCGGAACCTTTATAACTTCAAAAAACGTCATGCAGTATCGGATGATGTCGGAAGATCTTTACTTCGAGTATGAAGTGTCGATGACAACCAAGACGTGGCCTTTGAAGGACGTGTTGTCGGATTTGATTCTGAGAATTGTGGCGTCCGGTGTTCGTGCGTACCAGGAAGCGGTCGTTGCCAAACGGTACATGGACTATGGGGTACAGACAAAGATCTTTCACTCGCAGGACCAGGAGGGAAGTTTGCCGCATCCGATGAGATGTGAGGACTTGCTGGCTGCTTTTATGGTTTTGGGGGCTGGAATATTGCTGTCGATTGTTGCCTTCTTGGGAGAGATTTTAAGGGTTAGGTATGAGAAATATGCGATTTCCTTGAAAGGACCTGTTGTAATTTGA